The Chryseobacterium indicum genome contains a region encoding:
- a CDS encoding 50S ribosomal protein L25/general stress protein Ctc gives MKSITIQGTKRESVGKKSTKALRDAELVPCVVYGGEAPLNFSATEKSFKGLVYTPEAHTVSIEVDGQTIPAVLQDIQFHPITDKILHADFYQLADDKPVIMEVPVRITGRSKGVVAGGVLRQSFRKLKVKAIPANLPDEIVVDVTPLRIGNKLYVGGIKTEGYSFMHPDNAVVVAVKMSRNAMKGGAAAMDDDDEEEVATEEGAAPEATEGAAE, from the coding sequence ATGAAATCTATTACAATTCAAGGTACAAAAAGAGAAAGCGTGGGCAAAAAGTCTACAAAAGCTTTACGTGATGCTGAATTAGTTCCTTGTGTTGTTTACGGAGGTGAAGCTCCTTTGAATTTCTCTGCTACTGAGAAATCTTTCAAAGGTTTGGTATACACTCCTGAAGCACACACGGTATCTATTGAGGTTGATGGTCAAACAATTCCGGCTGTTCTTCAGGATATTCAGTTTCACCCGATTACAGACAAAATTCTTCACGCAGATTTCTATCAGTTAGCTGACGATAAGCCAGTTATCATGGAAGTTCCTGTAAGAATTACAGGTCGTTCTAAAGGTGTTGTAGCTGGTGGTGTTCTTCGTCAGTCTTTCAGAAAACTGAAAGTAAAAGCTATCCCTGCAAACTTACCGGATGAGATCGTTGTAGACGTTACTCCGTTAAGAATTGGTAACAAACTTTATGTTGGAGGTATCAAAACTGAAGGATACTCTTTCATGCACCCGGACAACGCAGTTGTAGTAGCTGTTAAGATGTCTAGAAATGCAATGAAAGGAGGTGCAGCAGCTATGGATGATGACGATGAAGAAGAAGTTGCAACTGAAGAAGGAGCAGCTCCTGAAGCTACAGAAGGAGCAGCAGAATAA
- a CDS encoding bacteriocin-like protein, with protein MKNLKKIQRENLKQVLGGHTCPANTYHITYNGYHACCLQIPSGNPCLSTKCLVPMEMCDSEVN; from the coding sequence ATGAAAAATCTAAAAAAAATTCAGAGAGAAAATTTAAAGCAGGTTTTAGGCGGCCATACCTGTCCGGCAAACACGTACCACATTACGTATAACGGATATCATGCGTGCTGTCTTCAGATCCCAAGCGGAAATCCCTGCCTTTCTACAAAATGTCTTGTTCCGATGGAAATGTGCGATTCAGAAGTCAATTAA
- a CDS encoding RNA polymerase sigma factor, translating into MKLLFGNKKDDLLSRLKRQEPAAQKIFYDQNVKKFLSISRSYVTDLYQAEDCVIKAFCKIFKSIETFRNDGSFEGWARRIVVNECLNFIKSRKTVFYLDDISQSYLEEIYEEDVTFDFNAQELLDQLPDAYRMVFNLYVLEDYSHQEIADTLQISVAVSKTQLFRAKEKMRKIYFQQQKALKNEHY; encoded by the coding sequence ATGAAGCTTTTGTTCGGAAATAAAAAAGATGATTTGCTGAGCCGCCTCAAGAGGCAGGAACCGGCTGCGCAGAAAATTTTTTACGATCAGAATGTAAAGAAATTTCTGAGCATCAGCAGAAGTTACGTTACAGACTTGTATCAGGCAGAAGATTGTGTTATCAAAGCGTTCTGTAAAATTTTTAAAAGTATTGAAACCTTTAGAAATGACGGAAGTTTTGAAGGCTGGGCGAGAAGAATTGTCGTGAATGAATGTCTGAATTTTATTAAAAGCCGCAAAACGGTTTTTTATCTGGACGACATCAGCCAGTCTTATCTGGAAGAAATCTATGAAGAAGATGTCACTTTTGATTTCAATGCGCAGGAACTTCTGGATCAGCTTCCGGATGCGTATAGAATGGTCTTTAACCTTTATGTTCTTGAAGATTATTCGCATCAGGAAATTGCAGATACTTTGCAGATTTCAGTTGCGGTAAGCAAAACGCAATTATTTCGGGCAAAAGAAAAAATGAGAAAAATTTATTTTCAACAACAAAAAGCACTGAAAAATGAACACTACTAA
- a CDS encoding ribose-phosphate pyrophosphokinase produces the protein MADQLSYLFSTRTSKDLAEKIAQNYGKELGKINFQTFSDGEFEPVLDESVRGGRVFLIGSTFPPADNLLELLLMIDAAKRASAKSITVVLPYFGLARQDRKDQPRAPIGAKLVANLLTAAGATRIMTMDLHADQIQGFFEIPVDHLYASTIFVDYIRDLNLANLTIASPDMGGAKRAKNYAGHLGADVVIAYKERKKANVVEEMFLIGDVDGKNVILIDDMIDTAGTLCKAADILMEKGAKSVRAMATHGVLSGKAYENIENSKLLEVIVTDSIPVKNNLSSKIKVLSCAPLFADVMKMVHEHQSISSKFVI, from the coding sequence ATGGCCGATCAGTTAAGTTATCTATTTTCTACAAGGACGAGTAAGGACTTGGCAGAGAAAATTGCCCAAAATTATGGGAAAGAATTAGGAAAAATCAACTTTCAGACATTCAGCGACGGAGAATTCGAACCTGTTTTAGACGAATCCGTAAGAGGGGGAAGAGTTTTCCTTATTGGATCTACATTCCCGCCGGCAGACAATTTATTAGAACTTCTTCTGATGATTGATGCTGCTAAAAGAGCTTCTGCTAAAAGTATTACCGTGGTGCTTCCATATTTCGGGCTTGCAAGACAGGACAGAAAAGACCAGCCAAGAGCTCCAATTGGTGCTAAATTGGTGGCAAACCTTTTAACCGCTGCGGGAGCTACAAGAATTATGACGATGGATCTTCATGCAGATCAGATTCAGGGTTTCTTTGAAATTCCGGTAGATCATCTGTATGCTTCTACTATTTTCGTAGATTACATCAGAGATCTTAATTTAGCAAATCTTACCATCGCTTCTCCGGATATGGGAGGTGCAAAAAGAGCCAAAAACTATGCAGGTCACCTTGGTGCGGATGTGGTAATTGCTTATAAGGAAAGAAAAAAAGCAAACGTGGTGGAAGAAATGTTCCTTATCGGGGATGTGGACGGAAAGAATGTTATACTTATTGATGACATGATTGATACTGCCGGAACGCTTTGCAAAGCTGCAGACATCTTAATGGAAAAAGGGGCGAAATCTGTAAGAGCAATGGCAACTCACGGAGTGCTTTCAGGAAAGGCTTACGAAAATATTGAGAACTCAAAATTATTGGAAGTTATTGTAACTGACTCAATTCCTGTGAAAAATAATTTGTCATCTAAAATAAAAGTGCTATCTTGCGCCCCATTATTTGCGGACGTTATGAAGATGGTTCACGAGCATCAGTCGATTAGCAGTAAATTTGTTATTTAA
- a CDS encoding G-D-S-L family lipolytic protein, with protein MKKILISTFAVSALLLNVSCDTDFDTDVKDVVVTSGEANFSKYVSLGNSLTSGYRDGALYSDGQNESYPSMIAMQMKLAGGGDFKQPLMPNNTGGFNNIPGFPGKLVLSVVNGSLTPVASAPAAALDNISSGAPYQNLGVPGAKSFHLGLSNYGMLNPFYARFSTGVSPVAAAVAQNPTFFSLWIGNNDILSCATSGGTNSTTTGGVTTYTPAVFQSGNLNPATYGSNDISDPNVVASSINSYVTALTANGAKGVVANIPSVTAIPFFTTVPYNPLTPAALGSNLTTLNTNLYGPLKQALTAFGAGDRINLLSSTSSNPVLIRDVSLTNLSAQLTAALTPSLGAPTAAAFGQIYGQARQATAEDYILLTTRAVIGSTNPNAPASINVYGISYPLENQHVLSKAEAANVVTAMTAYNTAIKSIADTKGLAFVDANAKMVELNSQSGILYDGIRYTAKFVTGGAFSLDGVHLTGRGYAIIANEFIKAINAKYKSTLPQVNPNNYSGVKFP; from the coding sequence ATGAAAAAAATATTAATTTCTACGTTCGCTGTTTCAGCTTTATTACTAAATGTAAGTTGTGATACCGACTTTGATACTGATGTAAAGGACGTGGTGGTAACTTCCGGAGAAGCCAATTTTTCTAAATATGTATCTTTAGGTAATTCTCTTACATCGGGTTATAGAGACGGAGCGCTTTATTCGGACGGACAAAACGAATCTTATCCATCAATGATTGCAATGCAGATGAAGCTTGCAGGAGGAGGTGATTTCAAACAGCCTTTAATGCCGAATAATACCGGAGGGTTTAATAATATTCCGGGATTTCCGGGGAAATTGGTTCTGAGCGTTGTGAATGGCTCTTTAACCCCAGTTGCTTCTGCTCCTGCGGCGGCGCTTGATAATATTTCTTCGGGAGCACCTTATCAGAATTTAGGGGTTCCGGGAGCAAAATCATTCCACTTAGGTCTTTCTAATTACGGGATGCTTAATCCTTTTTATGCAAGATTTTCTACCGGGGTAAGTCCTGTGGCTGCTGCGGTAGCTCAAAATCCTACGTTCTTCTCTTTATGGATTGGAAATAACGATATTTTAAGCTGTGCTACAAGTGGAGGAACGAACTCTACGACAACAGGAGGTGTTACAACATATACACCTGCAGTATTTCAGAGTGGGAATCTTAATCCGGCAACTTACGGATCTAATGATATTTCTGATCCAAATGTAGTTGCATCCAGTATCAACTCTTATGTAACGGCTCTTACGGCAAACGGTGCAAAAGGGGTAGTTGCCAATATACCAAGTGTAACAGCGATTCCTTTCTTTACAACGGTTCCTTACAATCCGTTAACTCCTGCTGCTTTAGGATCTAATCTTACTACGCTTAACACAAACTTATACGGTCCGCTTAAGCAGGCGCTTACCGCTTTCGGTGCAGGAGACCGAATTAATCTATTATCGTCTACTTCATCAAACCCTGTTTTGATCAGAGATGTTTCTTTAACGAATTTATCGGCTCAGCTTACTGCAGCACTTACGCCATCTTTAGGAGCTCCTACAGCTGCCGCTTTCGGACAGATCTACGGGCAGGCTAGACAGGCAACCGCAGAAGATTATATCCTTCTTACAACGAGAGCAGTAATTGGTTCTACCAACCCAAATGCTCCGGCTTCAATTAATGTATATGGTATTTCTTATCCTTTAGAAAATCAGCATGTACTTTCAAAAGCAGAAGCAGCAAACGTAGTAACAGCTATGACTGCCTATAATACTGCGATTAAGTCTATTGCGGATACTAAAGGACTTGCTTTTGTAGATGCAAACGCTAAAATGGTAGAGCTTAACTCCCAGTCCGGAATTTTGTATGACGGAATAAGATATACAGCAAAATTCGTAACAGGAGGAGCTTTCTCTCTTGATGGGGTTCACCTTACAGGAAGAGGGTATGCGATTATTGCGAATGAATTTATTAAAGCAATTAATGCTAAATATAAATCTACATTACCACAGGTAAATCCAAACAATTATTCAGGAGTAAAATTCCCATAA
- a CDS encoding outer membrane beta-barrel protein has product MMGLLCLLSGTAYSQKNLTLNLQPKEDTEVSPIVKEKVDEYARKIDSIIQEEKKMMEAELMILQAKNLDKAEFDKQKAVIADRFSEKIDQRIEELGFDLDSVIQKQVRYSLLNSDVTSNEEIKEKLLKKFRPTKNFTAYFSYGAMMLTNNKADNDLDKNLGYAGNLEFGLKFNYQFSRTSHWGLISGLGFSWRTLNIDNNRFFAKDMNSDIYLSAYDKNLSKSKLRTGYVIVPLGLQYNFSKLKSAGMDIQYRDYQKGFKVGANVYGGVRMSTNNIIKGEEISQRERGNYQVNPFIYGAQFTVSYSDFSIFVKKDFGNFFKDNQFENDKALVIGLAYKW; this is encoded by the coding sequence ATGATGGGACTATTGTGCCTTTTATCAGGTACAGCCTATTCTCAGAAAAATCTTACCTTAAATCTTCAGCCTAAAGAAGATACAGAAGTAAGCCCGATTGTAAAAGAAAAAGTAGATGAATACGCCCGAAAAATTGATTCAATTATTCAGGAAGAAAAAAAGATGATGGAAGCAGAACTGATGATTCTGCAGGCTAAAAATCTGGATAAAGCTGAATTCGACAAACAAAAGGCGGTTATTGCCGATCGTTTTTCGGAAAAAATTGATCAGCGAATTGAAGAACTCGGTTTTGATCTGGATTCTGTGATTCAAAAGCAGGTAAGATATTCTCTTCTGAATTCTGATGTAACTTCCAACGAAGAAATTAAAGAAAAACTTCTAAAGAAATTCCGTCCGACTAAGAACTTCACCGCCTATTTTTCTTACGGAGCCATGATGCTTACTAATAATAAAGCAGATAATGATCTGGATAAAAATTTAGGATACGCAGGAAATCTTGAATTTGGGCTGAAATTCAATTATCAGTTCAGCAGAACCAGTCATTGGGGATTAATTTCCGGGCTTGGATTTTCATGGAGAACCTTAAATATTGATAATAACCGGTTTTTTGCCAAAGACATGAATTCGGATATTTACCTTTCGGCGTATGATAAAAATTTAAGCAAAAGCAAATTGCGAACAGGCTATGTCATCGTTCCTTTAGGTTTGCAGTACAATTTTTCTAAACTGAAAAGTGCAGGAATGGATATCCAGTACAGAGATTATCAGAAAGGCTTTAAAGTAGGTGCAAATGTTTATGGAGGAGTAAGAATGTCGACAAACAACATTATTAAAGGCGAAGAAATCAGCCAGAGAGAAAGAGGAAATTATCAGGTAAATCCTTTCATTTACGGAGCGCAGTTTACCGTTTCATACAGCGATTTCAGCATTTTCGTGAAGAAAGATTTCGGTAATTTTTTCAAGGATAATCAATTTGAAAATGACAAAGCTCTGGTTATCGGTCTTGCTTACAAATGGTAA
- a CDS encoding aminotransferase class V-fold PLP-dependent enzyme has protein sequence MFDIQEIRSQFSILDQKVNGKPLVYLDNAATSQKPDSVLEVWNKYYTEINANVHRGIHTLSQLATEEMELSRRKIQKFINAEHDFEVIFTKGTTEGINLIAYILTQKLKKDDEIIISYLEHHSNIVPWQMLCERTGAKLRVIPMDENGILQLDVFETFLSEKTKVVSVNQVSNALGIINPIEEIIAKTRKNTNAYIVIDGAQSAPHFTLDVQKMGCDFFVFSGHKMYAPMGTGILYGKQEILEDLPPFHGGGEMIATCSFDGTTYAGLPFKYEAGTPNVGGNISLGAAVDFILKVGQENIQNHENALLDYAQKQLLELEGIKIYGEKANRTGVVSFNLEGVGIASDVGMILDKLGIAVRTGHHCTQPIMNFFNIAGTVRASFAVYNTFSEIDALVEGVKKAQKMLS, from the coding sequence ATGTTTGACATTCAGGAAATCAGAAGTCAGTTTTCTATATTAGATCAGAAAGTGAACGGTAAACCATTGGTTTATCTGGATAATGCGGCAACCTCTCAAAAGCCGGATTCCGTTTTGGAAGTCTGGAATAAATATTATACAGAAATCAATGCGAATGTACATCGTGGAATTCATACATTAAGCCAGTTAGCGACTGAAGAAATGGAGCTTTCAAGAAGAAAAATCCAGAAATTCATCAATGCTGAACACGATTTTGAGGTAATTTTTACCAAAGGAACGACAGAAGGAATCAATTTGATCGCCTATATTTTAACCCAAAAATTAAAAAAAGACGATGAAATTATTATCTCTTATCTGGAACATCACTCCAATATTGTTCCGTGGCAGATGCTTTGTGAAAGAACAGGAGCTAAGTTAAGAGTCATTCCTATGGATGAAAACGGAATTCTTCAGCTTGACGTATTTGAAACATTTCTGAGTGAAAAAACAAAAGTAGTTTCCGTTAATCAGGTTTCCAATGCATTAGGAATTATCAATCCGATCGAAGAAATCATTGCAAAAACAAGAAAGAATACCAATGCTTACATCGTTATCGACGGAGCTCAGTCTGCGCCTCATTTTACCCTTGATGTTCAAAAAATGGGCTGTGACTTTTTTGTTTTCTCCGGACACAAAATGTATGCTCCGATGGGAACAGGAATTCTTTACGGAAAACAGGAGATTCTTGAAGATCTGCCTCCATTTCACGGTGGAGGAGAAATGATTGCCACGTGTTCTTTTGACGGAACCACTTACGCAGGTCTTCCTTTTAAATATGAAGCAGGGACACCCAATGTAGGTGGGAACATTTCTTTGGGAGCTGCCGTAGATTTTATCCTGAAAGTAGGGCAGGAAAATATTCAGAATCATGAAAATGCTTTGCTGGACTATGCTCAAAAACAGCTTTTGGAACTGGAAGGAATTAAAATTTATGGGGAAAAAGCCAACAGAACGGGAGTGGTTTCTTTCAACCTTGAAGGAGTCGGAATTGCTTCCGATGTGGGAATGATTCTGGATAAATTAGGAATTGCTGTAAGAACGGGACATCACTGTACACAGCCAATTATGAATTTCTTTAATATTGCGGGAACCGTAAGAGCCAGTTTTGCGGTGTACAATACATTCAGTGAAATTGATGCTTTGGTAGAAGGCGTAAAAAAAGCACAGAAAATGCTAAGTTAG